Below is a window of Fusobacterium varium DNA.
AATCTATAAAATCAGCAACTATTTTCATCTGTTTAGGTGAACCTAAAAAACCTGAGTATATACAATCAAATTCAAGGTTTAAACTTTTCCAATGTGCTATATGTTGTTCCATATAATCAGTAAGATCAAGAAAACTATAACCTTCAAATCCACCAGTATGGCTAGATAAAACTGCTGTTGGTACAGGACAAACTTGTACTTTCATACTAGATAGTATAGGAATTATACTTGTTAAAGAAGATCTTCCAAATCCAGATAAATCATGTATAGCAGCTACTTTTTTTACAATATTTTCCATTTTAACTCCTTTATTTCAATCTGTAAGTTTTTATTCCTTTGTAAAGGATACAGTTTATTTTTTCATCATTTTCTAATTTATCAAAGATGTTGTATTCAAGTTTTTCTTTTCTTGATTCTAAAAAGCTATTGATTTCAAATTGGTTCATAGGGTGACGTCTAATTATATTAAGAATAGCCTCATAAGAATCTTCAATTTCACTGAAAAACTCTCCAGAACTTAGCATATCAATAGAAATTCCTCCAAGTTCTTCAACAGCATATTTCATCTCCTCTTGAGAGACAACTTTTACAAAATTTTCAGCAGGGGGTCTTACAGGAGTATTTAAATATACTTTGTCATATTTTATTTTTTTTAAAATTTCTTTAAAATGTTCAATTGAATTTTTATCACAGTTTATTCCTGATATAAGCATTATTTCAAGTAGTAATTGCCCTTTGTACTCCTTTGAAAACTCAATTAATCCCTCAAGTTCATCTTTAAAGTGGATAGTTCCTAGAGGTCTATCAATTTTTTTTGCTGTTTCTTCATTATAACCATCTATTGAAGGTAGTACAATATCAGCATTCATTAACTCATCTCTTACCTCTTTTGAACTGAGTAGAGCTCCATTTGTAATAACAGCAACAGGTTTATCAGAGATTTTTTTAACTTCTTTAATTAATTCACCAAGTTTTGAG
It encodes the following:
- a CDS encoding radical SAM protein gives rise to the protein MELKYIFGPVPSRRLGKSLGISPIPRKTCNYSCIYCQLGRTDKMTGERKEFFPLEDIINEFKQYLKETFDFDVITIVGEGEPTLYSKLGELIKEVKKISDKPVAVITNGALLSSKEVRDELMNADIVLPSIDGYNEETAKKIDRPLGTIHFKDELEGLIEFSKEYKGQLLLEIMLISGINCDKNSIEHFKEILKKIKYDKVYLNTPVRPPAENFVKVVSQEEMKYAVEELGGISIDMLSSGEFFSEIEDSYEAILNIIRRHPMNQFEINSFLESRKEKLEYNIFDKLENDEKINCILYKGIKTYRLK